The following proteins come from a genomic window of Bradysia coprophila strain Holo2 unplaced genomic scaffold, BU_Bcop_v1 contig_138, whole genome shotgun sequence:
- the LOC119073252 gene encoding protein Wnt-5 isoform X2: MQQNRVENVENPVIEDMNNKKEVTIIEVHDDEYLDDKSETERKYIIPLALKNPAAEPRKSQIFQDSSTNIDDLKRHILMLQNLTKNDQSFQSKFVVFPNLQQNVTEPTTTKRPLIRANPTRRLHLINTPRQTTFKDAESDDLLPPQRNDRLTIVPQVFLQNDQTPMNDESFEDKRDDKKEIRVNYTKRKSFRSSMFLTTTNRPTTKRTTRKQKNGPKRNRNFNKKKRCKDTMNKEINCFGDGINRDHNRTIEMKQINQTVLHSSDYTKTSVNYPHASGDENKKLYRSVRSHQRNASKELLFPSSLNATQPTNAYKENIDLNPELCYSVGGLSFGQQKLCVAHTNIMPAISRGARSAIQECQHQFKSRRWNCSTVENDSVFGPITAIGSPEMAFVHALAAAGAASFVARACRDGQLTSCGCSRSARPRQLHDDWTWGGCGDDLEFGYKFSQTFIDIREKERKRGARGLVSIPLKYPKLDEKLLTEEMNETSENPNNNSNSNSPFKPEDLLELQEIINKEIFSSKVQEKEMQELQAKINQKLLNSKVFNFEHQGLYRNTKKMNRLKSSGSAKARTMMNLHNNEAGRRAVIKKSRITCKCHGVSGSCSLITCWQQLTSMREIGDYLHEKYDEATQVKINKRGRLQVKDPRYKVPTALDLVYLDESPDWCRINRQLQWPGTHNRVCNKTSLGLDGCAILCCGRGYNTKKIVVKERCNCKFHWCCHVKCDVCTKVVEEYSCK; the protein is encoded by the exons ATGCAACAAAATAGAgtagaaaatgtggaaaatccAGTTATTGAAGATATGAACAACAAAAAGGAAGTTACAATTATTGAAGTACATGACGACGAATATCTCGATGATAAATCGGAAACGGAAAGGAAATACATCATTCCGTTGGCATTGAAAAATCCAGCAGCTGAGCCCAGAAAATCCCAAATATTCCAAGATTCGTCGACCAACATCGACGATCTGAAGCGACATATTCTAATGTTGCAAAATCTCACCAAAAATGACCAAAGTTTTCAGAGTAAGTTTGTGGTTTTCCCGAACTTGCAACAAAATGTCACAGAACCAACAACCACTAAACGACCGTTAATTCGAGCTAATCCGACGAGACGATTGCATCTAATTAATACACCGAGACAGACTACATTTAAAGATGCCGAAAGCGATGACTTGTTGCCACCTCAAAGAAACGATAGATTAACGATAGTTCCTCAAGTGTTTCTCCAAAATGATCAGACGCCAATGAACGATGAAAGTTTTGAAGATAAAAGGGACGATAAAAAGGAAATTCGCGTCAATTATACAAAGCGGAAGAGCTTTCGCAGTTCAATGTTtctaacaacaacaaatcgTCCAACCACAAAACGTACCACACGCAAACAGAAAAACGGTCCGAaacgaaatagaaattttaacaaaaagaaacgATGTAAAGACACGATGAATAAAGAGATTAATTGCTTCGGAGATGGCATTAATAGAGACCACAATCGAACAATCGAAATGAAGCAAATCAATCAAACTGTTTTACATTCCAGCGATTATACAAAAACGTCGGTAAATTATCCACACGCAAGTGGTgatgaaaacaagaaattataTCGTTCGGTACGAAGTCATCAAAGAAATGCCAGCAAAGAATTATTATTTCCCAGTTCTCTAAACGCCACACAACCAACGAATGCTTACAAAGAAAACATTGATTTGAATCCAGAATTGTGTTACTCAGTGGGTGGACTCAGCTTCGGCCAACAGAAATTATGTGTTGCTCATACCAATATCATGCCAGCGATTAGTCGTGGTGCTAGGTCTGCAATACAG gAGTGTCAACATCAATTTAAATCTCGGCGTTGGAATTGCAGTACAGTGGAAAATGATTCCGTTTTCGGGCCAATAACGGCAATTG gCTCACCCGAAATGGCATTTGTCCATGCATTAGCTGCCGCTGGAGCAGCTAGTTTCGTAGCACGGGCTTGTCGTGATGGTCAATTGACATCATGTGGATGCTCAAGAAGTGCAAGACCAAGACAATTGCACGATGACTGGACATGGGGTGGATGTGGAGACGATTTAGAATTCGGATACAA ATTTTCACAAACATTCATCGACATTCGCGAGAAAGAACGGAAGCGTGGCGCCCGTGGTCTCGTCTCGATTCCTCTAAAATATCCGAAACTTGATGAAAAGCTACTAACCGAAGAAATGAATGAGACCAGCGAAAAtcccaacaacaacagcaataGTAATAGCCCATTTAAACCAGAAGATCTACTAGAATTGCAAGAGATTATCAACAAAGAGATATTCAGCTCGAAAGTGCAAGAAAAGGAAATGCAAGAATTGCAG gCTAAAATTAATCAGAAACTTTTGAACTCAAAAGTGTTTAATTTTGAACATCAAGGACTGTATAGAAacacaaagaaaatgaatcgATTAAAGAGCAGCGGTTCAGCAAAAGCTCGCACCATGATGAATTTGCATAACAATGAAGCCGGTCGAAGG GCGGTTATAAAGAAATCCCGAATCACCTGTAAGTGTCATGGAGTTTCTGGTTCGTGCAGTCTGATTACTTGTTGGCAGCAACTGACATCAATGAGAGAAATCG GCGATTACCTACATGAGAAGTACGACGAAGCAACTCaagtgaaaataaacaaacgagGCCGTTTACAAGTAAAAGATCCACGATACAAAGTACCCACTGCTCTAGATTTGGTATACCTAGATGAAAGCCCAGATTGGTGTCGCATCAACAGGCAGCTACAATGGCCAG GTACCCATAATCGCGTTTGCAACAAAACTTCGTTGGGCTTGGACGGATGTGCCATACTCTGCTGTGGACGGGGATATAACACGAAGAAGATCGTTGTCAAAGAGCGATGTAATTGCAAATTTCATTGGTGCTGCCATGTTAAATGTGACGTTTGTACTAAAGTTGTAGAGGAATACAGTTGTAAatag
- the LOC119073269 gene encoding venom serine carboxypeptidase-like, translated as MANLMIFIVLTFSIGVVQCLFNPYPRYTEFFDGGDTGEPIFLTEYIEKGEFELAKNLSLVNHDDMKWLTSYAGYLTVNKTFNSNMFFWFFPAKLDQAKAPVVLWLQGGPGASSLFGLFQENGPFFVTTKKGLKPRKYSWHLNHNLLYIDNPVGTGFSFTENDGGYAKNEKDVGKDLFNALRQFFTLFSELRGNAFYVTGESYAGKYVPAVAHTIYKNSKSTDPKDKINLQGLAIGNGLSDPVNQMQYGDYLYQLGLIDTNGLKIFNDAEKEGIDCINKRDFECAFRVFDKLIDGDETTDGSIFKNLTGFNTYFNYLRPNGDAASDALMGEFLQMSATRKAIHVGNYTFHDLEGENKVEEHLTGDIMASVKDWVVELLEHYKVLIYNGQLDIIVAYPLTENYLKKMKFNAADDYKTAKRYIWKVDNEIAGYVKHAGNLTEVLVRSAGHMAPADQPKWVLDMLMRMTTGKGFFEHL; from the exons ATGgcaaatttaatgatttttatcgtattaacattttcaattggTGTTGTTCAATGTTTGTTCAACCCTTATCCACGATATACTGAATTTTTTGATGGCGGAGACACAGGGGAACCAATATTTTTGACCGAGTACATAGAAAAGGGCGAGTTTGAGTTGGCGAAAAATTTATCGTTGGTAAATCATGACGACATGAAATGGTTGACGAGTTATGCAGGCTATTTAACTGTGAACAAGACCTTTAACTCAAATATgtttttctggtttttcccTGCTAAATTGGATCAAGCTAAAGCTCCAGTAGTTTTATG gCTCCAGGGTGGCCCAGGCGCTTCATCGTTATTTGGGTTGTTTCAGGAAAATGGACCGTTCTTCGTCACGACCAAAAAGGGGTTAAAACCAAGAAAATACTCATGGCATTTAAACCACAACTTGTTGTACATCGACAATCCAGTCGGTACAGGATTTAGTTTTACAGAAAATGATGGTGGCTacgcaaaaaatgaaaaagacgTTGGAAAGGATCTGTTTAATGCCCTTCGACAGTTTTTTACTTTGTTCTCTGAGCTAAGAGgtaacgctttttatgtaacTGGTGAAAGTTATGCAGGCAAGTATGTACCAGCTGTTGCACACACAATCTACAAAAACAGCAAAAGCACAGATCCAAAAGACAAGATCAATCTACAAGGTTTAGCTATCGGGAACGGATTAAGTGATCCTGTTAATCAAATGCAATACGGAGATTATTTGTATCAATTGGGTCTGATCGACACTAATGGACTTAAGATCTTTAACGACGCAGAGAAAGAAGGAATAGATTGCATCAACAAAAGAGACTTTGAATGCGCATTCCGTGTGTTTGATAAATTGATCGATGGTGACGAAACTACTGATGGATCtatcttcaaaaatttgacaggcTTCAACACATACTTCAATTATTTGAGACCCAACGGAGACGCTGCCTCTGATGCGCTTATGGGtgaatttttacaaatgtCTGCTACCCGTAAAGCGATTCACGTCGGAAATTATACATTCCACGATTTAGAAGGTGAAAATAAAGTAGAGGAACACTTAACAGGTGATATTATGGCGAGTGTAAAAGATTGGGTTGTTGAATTACTTGAACACTACAAAGTACTGATTTATAACGGCCAATTGGACATAATCGTTGCCTATCCGTTGaccgaaaattatttaaaaaagatgaaattcaATGCGGCTGACGATTACAAAACGGCTAAGCGTTATATTTGGAAAGTAGACAATGAAATTGCGGGATATGTCAAACATGCTGGTAATTTGACGGAAGTACTGGTCAGAAGTGCAGGTCATATGGCTCCAG cCGATCAACCGAAATGGGTCTTAGATATGCTGATGCGAATGACAACAGGAAAAggatttttcgaacatttgtAA
- the LOC119073281 gene encoding trans-1,2-dihydrobenzene-1,2-diol dehydrogenase-like — translation MALNWGIISAGKISHDFVTALGTLTDYHRVVAVAARDLCRAKEFAKLHDIEKYYETYEALANDPTVEVVYIGCLNPQHFPVAMMMLENGKHVLCEKPLCINEREVRKLVALAQERKLFLMEAIKSRFYPSYQYLRQQIESGSLGEIQQVNVTMGSLIAHVERMAKNELGGGVVLDLGVYTIQLCQWIFQKYPQSIQAEGTLNSDGVDLTMKATLIYSDTAFATIETSAMEALNNQAVIKGSKGQMILYNIASPIQLVDVDSETKNWPLPQAKHQFNFRNNFGLTYEAEEVRRCIRSGRLQSTTMSLDESLTIVRIQDEIRKQIGVMYKADE, via the exons ATGGCCTTAAATTGGGGCATAATATCTGCTGGGAAAATTAGCCATGATTTTGTGACCGCATTGGGAACGCTAACCGATTACCATCGGGTGGTTGCTGTTGCGGCTCGTGATTTGTGTCGAGCAAAGGAATTTGCAAAACTGCACGACATTGAGAAATACTACGAAACTTATGAGGCCTTAGCAAATGACCCGACCGTTGAGGTTGTCTACATTGGCTGTTTAAATCCTCAGCATTTTCCGGTGGCCATGATGATGCTTGAAAATGGGAAACATGTTTTATGCGAAAAGCCTTTGTGTATAAATGAAAGGGAAGTCAGAAAACTTGTTGCCTTAGCTCAGGAAAGAAAGTTGTTTTTGATGGAAGCCATAAAATCGAGATTTTATCCAAGCTACCAGTACTTGCGACAACAAATTGAAAGTGGAAGTTTGGGTGAAATACAGCAAGTAAATGTAACTATGGGATCGTTAATTGCTCATGTTGAACGTATGGC aaaaaacgAACTTGGAGGTGGAGTGGTTTTAGATTTGGGTGTCTACACAATTCAG CTTTGCCAAtggattttccaaaaatatccACAATCAATCCAAGCTGAAGGAACTCTTAATTCGGATGGAGTTGATTTGACCATGAAAGCTACTCTGATTTACTCGGACACTGCTTTCGCAACAATCGAAACAAGTGCCATGGAGGCGTTAAATAACCAAGCAGTTATTAAGGGAAGCAAAGGACAAATGATT CTCTATAACATAGCTAGTCCCATTCAACTAGTCGACGTGGAtagtgaaacaaaaaattggccATTACCTCAAGCTAAGCATCAGTTCAATTTTAGAAACAATTTCGGTCTGACCTACGAAGCTGAAGAAGTTAGGAGGTGCATTCGCAGTGGTCGATTGCAAAGTACTACAATGTCGCTTGATGAAAGCTTAACTATTGTTAGGATTCAGGACGAAATTCGTAAACAAATTGGAGTTATGTACAAGGctgatgaataa
- the LOC119073252 gene encoding protein Wnt-5 isoform X1 has translation MHVSATKNNMMGRQSFWIIFIWICALKSGYGLQEVPSWICLGIKSPFIEFKAEAEVLSNVSVSLNASATEKGLQQHKSGIQSLSTFIHPINQSSDTTSSSNKKTQDVILPKPTNVNIMQQNRVENVENPVIEDMNNKKEVTIIEVHDDEYLDDKSETERKYIIPLALKNPAAEPRKSQIFQDSSTNIDDLKRHILMLQNLTKNDQSFQSKFVVFPNLQQNVTEPTTTKRPLIRANPTRRLHLINTPRQTTFKDAESDDLLPPQRNDRLTIVPQVFLQNDQTPMNDESFEDKRDDKKEIRVNYTKRKSFRSSMFLTTTNRPTTKRTTRKQKNGPKRNRNFNKKKRCKDTMNKEINCFGDGINRDHNRTIEMKQINQTVLHSSDYTKTSVNYPHASGDENKKLYRSVRSHQRNASKELLFPSSLNATQPTNAYKENIDLNPELCYSVGGLSFGQQKLCVAHTNIMPAISRGARSAIQECQHQFKSRRWNCSTVENDSVFGPITAIGSPEMAFVHALAAAGAASFVARACRDGQLTSCGCSRSARPRQLHDDWTWGGCGDDLEFGYKFSQTFIDIREKERKRGARGLVSIPLKYPKLDEKLLTEEMNETSENPNNNSNSNSPFKPEDLLELQEIINKEIFSSKVQEKEMQELQAKINQKLLNSKVFNFEHQGLYRNTKKMNRLKSSGSAKARTMMNLHNNEAGRRAVIKKSRITCKCHGVSGSCSLITCWQQLTSMREIGDYLHEKYDEATQVKINKRGRLQVKDPRYKVPTALDLVYLDESPDWCRINRQLQWPGTHNRVCNKTSLGLDGCAILCCGRGYNTKKIVVKERCNCKFHWCCHVKCDVCTKVVEEYSCK, from the exons ATGCCTGGGTATCAAATCGccatttattgaatttaaagcTGAAGCCGAAGTACTGTCCAACGTTAGTGTGTCGTTGAATGCATCGGCCACCGAAAAGGGATTGCAACAACATAAGAGTGGAATTCAAAGTCTGAGCACGTTTATACATCCCATCAATCAATCAAGTGACACAACAAGCAGTAGCAATAAGAAAACCCAAGATGTGATACTACCGAAACCAACGAATGTTAATATAATGCAACAAAATAGAgtagaaaatgtggaaaatccAGTTATTGAAGATATGAACAACAAAAAGGAAGTTACAATTATTGAAGTACATGACGACGAATATCTCGATGATAAATCGGAAACGGAAAGGAAATACATCATTCCGTTGGCATTGAAAAATCCAGCAGCTGAGCCCAGAAAATCCCAAATATTCCAAGATTCGTCGACCAACATCGACGATCTGAAGCGACATATTCTAATGTTGCAAAATCTCACCAAAAATGACCAAAGTTTTCAGAGTAAGTTTGTGGTTTTCCCGAACTTGCAACAAAATGTCACAGAACCAACAACCACTAAACGACCGTTAATTCGAGCTAATCCGACGAGACGATTGCATCTAATTAATACACCGAGACAGACTACATTTAAAGATGCCGAAAGCGATGACTTGTTGCCACCTCAAAGAAACGATAGATTAACGATAGTTCCTCAAGTGTTTCTCCAAAATGATCAGACGCCAATGAACGATGAAAGTTTTGAAGATAAAAGGGACGATAAAAAGGAAATTCGCGTCAATTATACAAAGCGGAAGAGCTTTCGCAGTTCAATGTTtctaacaacaacaaatcgTCCAACCACAAAACGTACCACACGCAAACAGAAAAACGGTCCGAaacgaaatagaaattttaacaaaaagaaacgATGTAAAGACACGATGAATAAAGAGATTAATTGCTTCGGAGATGGCATTAATAGAGACCACAATCGAACAATCGAAATGAAGCAAATCAATCAAACTGTTTTACATTCCAGCGATTATACAAAAACGTCGGTAAATTATCCACACGCAAGTGGTgatgaaaacaagaaattataTCGTTCGGTACGAAGTCATCAAAGAAATGCCAGCAAAGAATTATTATTTCCCAGTTCTCTAAACGCCACACAACCAACGAATGCTTACAAAGAAAACATTGATTTGAATCCAGAATTGTGTTACTCAGTGGGTGGACTCAGCTTCGGCCAACAGAAATTATGTGTTGCTCATACCAATATCATGCCAGCGATTAGTCGTGGTGCTAGGTCTGCAATACAG gAGTGTCAACATCAATTTAAATCTCGGCGTTGGAATTGCAGTACAGTGGAAAATGATTCCGTTTTCGGGCCAATAACGGCAATTG gCTCACCCGAAATGGCATTTGTCCATGCATTAGCTGCCGCTGGAGCAGCTAGTTTCGTAGCACGGGCTTGTCGTGATGGTCAATTGACATCATGTGGATGCTCAAGAAGTGCAAGACCAAGACAATTGCACGATGACTGGACATGGGGTGGATGTGGAGACGATTTAGAATTCGGATACAA ATTTTCACAAACATTCATCGACATTCGCGAGAAAGAACGGAAGCGTGGCGCCCGTGGTCTCGTCTCGATTCCTCTAAAATATCCGAAACTTGATGAAAAGCTACTAACCGAAGAAATGAATGAGACCAGCGAAAAtcccaacaacaacagcaataGTAATAGCCCATTTAAACCAGAAGATCTACTAGAATTGCAAGAGATTATCAACAAAGAGATATTCAGCTCGAAAGTGCAAGAAAAGGAAATGCAAGAATTGCAG gCTAAAATTAATCAGAAACTTTTGAACTCAAAAGTGTTTAATTTTGAACATCAAGGACTGTATAGAAacacaaagaaaatgaatcgATTAAAGAGCAGCGGTTCAGCAAAAGCTCGCACCATGATGAATTTGCATAACAATGAAGCCGGTCGAAGG GCGGTTATAAAGAAATCCCGAATCACCTGTAAGTGTCATGGAGTTTCTGGTTCGTGCAGTCTGATTACTTGTTGGCAGCAACTGACATCAATGAGAGAAATCG GCGATTACCTACATGAGAAGTACGACGAAGCAACTCaagtgaaaataaacaaacgagGCCGTTTACAAGTAAAAGATCCACGATACAAAGTACCCACTGCTCTAGATTTGGTATACCTAGATGAAAGCCCAGATTGGTGTCGCATCAACAGGCAGCTACAATGGCCAG GTACCCATAATCGCGTTTGCAACAAAACTTCGTTGGGCTTGGACGGATGTGCCATACTCTGCTGTGGACGGGGATATAACACGAAGAAGATCGTTGTCAAAGAGCGATGTAATTGCAAATTTCATTGGTGCTGCCATGTTAAATGTGACGTTTGTACTAAAGTTGTAGAGGAATACAGTTGTAAatag
- the LOC119073284 gene encoding short-chain-enoyl-CoA hydratase-like → MASSIFTVSPSPPANLNSKPLVIVEKLNEITTIGINRPEKKNCVNHATAKELMAAFAEFEADKNAKVAVLYGVGGTFCAGYDLKETANSALNNAGAETLAMSDNFNPLNTNGAGPLGPTRRFFAKPVIAAVSGYAVAGGFELSLACDLRVVEDSAVFGVFCRRFGVPLIDGGTVRLPALIGLSRALDIILTGRPVKAQEALQLGVANRIVKKGKGLSEAIKLAKEIAKFPQECMLRDRASAWHSTYSSSNFQEAVEYEMTHSLDVIAQESIPGASLFVKGVGRHGSFDIGKSKL, encoded by the exons ATGGCATCATCAATATTTACTG TATCTCCATCGCCTCCGGCTAACTTAAATTCCAAGCCATTAGTGATTGTTGAGAAATTAAATGAGATCACAACTATTGGTATTAACAGAccggaaaagaaaaattgtgtcaatCATGCCACAGCAAAGGAACTAATGGCAGCTTTTGCCGAATTTGAAGCAGATAAAAATGCCAAA gTAGCAGTTCTCTACGGGGTTGGCGGTACTTTTTGTGCTGGATACGACCTCAAAGAAACGGCTAACAGTGCACTGAATAATGCTGGCGCAGAGACATTAGCTATGTCAGATAATTTCAATCCGCTTAATACAAATGGTGCCGGTCCGTTGGGGCCGACGAGGCGATTTTTCGCCAAACCAGTAATTGCTGCAGTTAGTGGCTACGCTGTTGCTGGTGGTTTTGAATTGTCACTGGCCTGTGATTTGAGAGTAGTGGAAGATTCAGCAGTTTTTGGAGTGTTTTGTAGACGATTTGGAGTGCCGCTGATAGATGGCGGCACGG TTCGCCTACCAGCACTGATTGGACTGAGCCGAGCCTTGGATATTATTCTAACTGGAAGACCAGTTAAGGCACAGGAAGCTTTACAGCTTGGAGTGGCAAATCGAATTGTAAAGAAAGGAAAAGG TTTGAGTGAAGCAATAAAATTAGCTAAGGAGATTGCAAAG TTTCCTCAAGAATGCATGTTGCGAGACAGAGCCAGTGCTTGGCATTCGACCTACTCATCATCTAATTTCCAAGAAGCTGTCGAGTACGAAATGACCCATTCTTTAGATGTTATTGCCCAG GAATCCATTCCTGGAGCATCCCTATTCGTAAAAGGTGTTGGTCGACACGGTTCATTCGATATTGGGAAGTCAAAGCTCTAA
- the LOC119073259 gene encoding probable cysteine desulfurase produces MGNTIRREGNLESEYYFNSLPEVRSYRSLLEFGGEKTQFIDRNNNEQTVKIDWNSGLIKMVHDNVMSKNLIFNGPFGRRRSVYMDNTASGQPLKCIEDFIQDHVLPFYGNTHTSGTISSSQITSYREEARDMIRECVGARDHADVVIFCGSGATRAVHKLVNVLSLNNQQLVVFVGPYEHHSNILPWKEKNAKVIFVPETSTGLFDYEFLEKQLKVEAMKARKKKRLLIGSFSVASNVTGITVDDIKITELLHKYQALSFWDYSSAASHVKIFMNPGESGLTHKDAIFFSGHKFVGGPQTPGVLVAKRFIFENKKASDGGGGGTVFFVTKDDHLYLKDIEAREEAGTPAIVESIRLGLAFNLRSSIGAESILAIEKSYLKMAIERWTNIPEIKILGNNNYPRTSTISFLIQQLDIGLYLHHNFVIALLNDLFGIQSRGGCGCAGPYSQSLLGIDSNLAHKYKDLLLDADHKYCNDSQHCSSAESPCEIFKPGFVRVSLSFCSSKKDVEYVIEAVEFIARKGFMLLPYYKCNITTGAFYAINAIQHRNLLKSVFFDSQGLNFKKETDNCIDNADSRICPNYEQCLHDAENIVKDMRDSCNKVFLEESLVELNSPLRWFVHQKEALDLLQGISLVKRSPPFFVVNYSSETNDDLSSATPNSLLHQLRQG; encoded by the exons ATGGGGAATACGATTAGACGTGAAGGGAATCTTGAAAGTGAATATTATTTCAACAGTCTTCCAGAAGTACGTAGTTATCGGTCGTTGTTGGAATTTGGTGGTGAGAAGACACAATTTATTGATAGAAACAATAACGAACAGACAGTGAAAATTGATTGGAATAGTGGCTTGATTAAAATGGTGCACGATAATGTTAtgagcaaaaatttaatttttaacggACCATTCGGAAGGCGAAGAT CCGTGTACATGGACAATACCGCTTCTGGTCAGCCCTTAAAATGCATTGAAGATTTTATTCAAGATCATGTTTTACCATTTTACGGAAATACTCACACAAGTGGCACGATATCCTCATCACAAATAACGTCTTATCGTGAGGAAGCCAGAGATATGATTCGTGAATGTGTAGGCGCAAGAGATCATGCTGATGTGGTAATATTTTGTGGATCAGGAGCCACCAGAGCCGTTCACAAATTAGTGAATGTATTGTCATTAAATAATCAGCAACTTGTTGTATTTGTTGGTCCGTACGAGCATCATTCTAACATTTTACCttggaaggaaaaaaatgcaaag GTGATTTTCGTTCCAGAGACGAGCACTGGCTTATTTGATTATGAGTTTttagaaaaacaattaaaagtgGAAGCAATGAAGGCAAGGAAGAAGAAGCGCTTGTTGATTGGTTCTTTTTCGGTTGCTTCTAATGTAACCGGAATTACGGTCGATGATATCAAAATAACCGAACTACTACACAAATACCAGGCATTATCATTTTGGGATTACTCATCAGCAGCATCTCAcgttaaaatatttatgaaccCTGGCGAGAGTGGACTGACTCATAAAGATGCAATCTTTTTTTCGGGACATAAATTTGTTGGAGGTCCACAGACGCCCG GTGTTCTTGTGGCGAaacgatttatttttgaaaataaaaaagccaGTGACGGTGGAGGTGGTGGTACGGTTTTCTTCGTTACGAAAGATGATCACTTATATTTGAAG GACATTGAGGCTCGAGAGGAAGCTGGAACACCTGCAATTGTTGAGTCGATTCGATTGGGGTTGGCATTCAATCTAAGGAGTTCAATCGGAGCAGAAAGTATTTTAGCTATCGAGAAATCATACCTTAAAATGGCTATTGAAAGATGGACGAATATACCCGAAATCAAAATACTTGGAAACAATAATTATCCACGAACGTCCACTATTTCATTTCTTATTCAACAGCTGGATATT GGTTTGTATCTACATCACAACTTTGTCATTGCTTTATTGAATGACTTGTTTGGCATACAATCAAGAGGGGGTTGCGGATGTGCAGGACCTTACAGTCAATCGTTACTCGGAATTGACTCAAATCTGGCTCATAAATACAAAGATCTATTATTGGATGCCGAtcacaagtattgtaatgatTCACAGCATTGCAGCAGCGCCGAGTCACCATGTGAAATATTTAAACCTGGATTCGTTCGTGTGTCATTGTCTTTTTGCTCGTCTAAGAAGGATGTTGAGTATGTCATTGAAGCTGTAGAATTCATTGCACGGAAGGGTTTCATGCTTTTGCCATATTACAAGTGTAATATAACGACTGGTGCATTTTATGCAATAAAT GCGATACAACATCGAAATCTattgaaatcggttttcttcgATTCACAAGGCTTGAACTTTAAGAAAGAGACTGATAATTGTATTGATAATGCTGACTCTCGGATATGTCCAAATTATGAGCAATGTCTTCATGATGcagaaaatattgtcaaaGATATGCGAGAC TCGTGCAACAAGGTATTCCTCGAAGAATCGTTAGTAGAGCTCAACTCACCGTTGAGATGGTTTGTGCATCAAAAAGAAGCATTGGATTTACTTCAAGGGATTTCCTTGGTCAAAAGATCTCCTCCATTCTTTGTGGTTAATTACAGTTCAGAGACCAATGATGATCTGAGTTCAGCAACACCGAATTCTTTGCTTCATCAATTAAGGCAAGGATGA